In one Oryza glaberrima chromosome 2, OglaRS2, whole genome shotgun sequence genomic region, the following are encoded:
- the LOC127761381 gene encoding oryzalexin E synthase, with translation MEKLKSELWMTAVATCMSLLLYLTILRRRHASGGRSLSLPPGPTPLPLIGNLFCLGGIFHQTLAKLARVHGPVMTLKLGLTTAVVVSSAEAAREAYTKHDQRLAARPVPDAFRANGFSERSIVFSPSSDPQWKNLRGIHATHIFSPRALAALRGIRERKVRDIVGYIRTVAGEEMCVREVVHNGVLNLISNSFFSMDMADVGSESARGLHGLIEDIIATVAGPNVSDFFPFLRQLDLQGLRRQTGSHLGIVFGLLDDIIDRRMAESRDDHPDKQQHGDFLDALISLASTGKIPRYHITYLLFDVFAAGADTMTTTVEWAMAELLRNPRVMAKVRAEVMDALGGKESFDEGDAASLTYLQCVFKEAMRLHPVGSILVPHLAQQDGVEIGGYAVPKGTTVIFNAWAIMRDPAAWESPDQFLPERFLHKESSSPPLELRGKDYEYIPFGSGRRLCPGLPLAERAVPFILASLLHAFEWRLPDGMSPDDMDMTEKFATVNVLANPLKAVPVVTH, from the coding sequence ATGGAGAAGCTGAAGAGCGAGCTATGGATGACAGCGGTGGCCACCTGCATGTCGCTCTTGTTGTACCTCACCATCCTGAGACGGCGCCACGCGAGCGGCGGCAGATCACTATCATTGCCGCCGGGGCCAACGCCACTCCCGCTCATCGGCAACCTATTCTGCCTTGGCGGCATCTTCCACCAAACCCTCGCAAAACTGGCGCGCGTCCATGGCCCTGTCATGACGCTGAAGCTCGGCCTCACCACGGCCGTGGTCGTGTCGTCGGCCGAGGCCGCGAGGGAGGCCTACACGAAGCACGACCAGCGGCTCGCCGCGCGGCCGGTCCCGGACGCCTTCCGCGCGAACGGCTTCTCCGAGCGGTCCATCGTGTTCTCGCCGAGCTCCGATCCGCAGTGGAAGAACCTGCGGGGCATCCACGCGACGCACATCTTCTCCCCTAGAGCCCTCGCGGCGCTGCGCGGCATCCGCGAGCGCAAGGTGCGGGATATCGTCGGCTACATCCGCACGGTCGCCGGGGAGGAGATGTGTGTCCGCGAGGTCGTGCACAACGGCGTGCTCAACCTCATATCCAACTCCTTCTTCTCCATGGACATGGCTGACGTGGGCTCGGAGTCGGCGCGCGGGCTACACGGGCTGATAGAGGACATCATCGCAACCGTTGCGGGCCCCAACGTGTCCGACTTTTTCCCTTTCCTCCGGCAGCTCGACCTGCAGGGCTTGCGTCGACAAACGGGCAGCCATCTTGGCATCGTTTTCGGGTTGTTGGACGACATAATCGATCGCCGCATGGCCGAAAGCCGTGACGACCACCCTGACAAGCAGCAGCACGGCGACTTCCTGGACGCGCTCATCAGCCTCGCCTCCACCGGCAAGATCCCACGCTACCACATCACGTACCTTCTGTTCGACGTCTTTGCGGCTGGCGCCGACACGATGACGACTACCGTGGAGTGGGCGATGGCCGAGCTGCTTCGCAATCCCCGCGTGATGGCCAAGGTGCGGGCGGAGGTGATGGACGCGCTCGGCGGCAAGGAGAGCTTCGacgagggcgacgcggcgagccTCACGTACCTCCAGTGCGTGTTCAAGGAGGCGATGCGGCTGCACCCCGTGGGCTCGATACTAGTCCCTCACCTGGCGCAGCAGGACGGCGTCGAGATCGGTGGCTACGCGGTGCCCAAGGGCACCACGGTGATCTTCAACGCGTGGGCGATCATGCGCGAcccggcggcgtgggagagCCCCGACCAATTCCTACCGGAGCGCTTCTTGCACAAGGAGTCGTCATCACCTCCGCTGGAATTGCGAGGGAAAGACTACGAGTACATCCCGTTCGGGTCCGGCAGGAGGTTGTGCCCCGGCCTGCCACTGGCAGAGCGCGCCGTGCCCTTCATACTGGCGTCCCTGTTGCACGCGTTCGAGTGGCGGCTTCCGGACGGCATGTCGCCTGATGACATGGACATGACTGAGAAGTTTGCCACTGTTAACGTGCTTGCTAACCCTTTGAAGGCTGTGCCAGTCGTCACACACTAG
- the LOC127764099 gene encoding E3 ubiquitin-protein ligase ATL6-like, with amino-acid sequence MGRRARCFCLLLLLLVVGGGFHVANAQASPAPPQTGTRAVNRAVSTVITVVIGVFFVLVFVCVIVNQCCDCDSSAGAGAGQGQSSAARRRRGLDPAAVAAIPVVPYAEVRKHRSGGGGALECAVCLTVFDDGDDLRLLPQCSHAFHPDCIDPWLEGHVTCPLCRANLEKQPAPSPPAVEFSSPAAAAAAAEESRTPEAAAVRVEEVAEASDEEETRRREEEAVELESLRAVRRAARMPRSNSTGHSLCALPAPRAPGPGDGGDHERFTVRLPPHVREEVLKSRRLRHATSLVLGIRGSSREGSSRGGGGSWHGARRWPSFLARTVSWARGGVGADTSAKETPRRDAV; translated from the coding sequence ATggggcggcgcgcgcgctgcttctgcctcctcctcctcctcctcgtcgtaggTGGCGGTTTCCACGTGGCCAACGCgcaggcgtcgccggcgccgccgcagacgGGCACGAGGGCGGTCAACCGCGCCGTGTCCACCGTCATCACCGTCGTCATCGGCGTCTTCTTCGTCCTCGTCTTCGTATGCGTCATCGTCAACCAGTGCTGCGACTGCGACTCCTCCGCTGGCGCTGGGGCTGGGCAAGGGCAATCGTCGgctgctcggcgccgccgcgggctcgacccggcggcggtggcggcgatcccGGTCGTGCCGTACGCGGAGGTCAGGAAGcacaggagcggcggcggcggcgcgctggagTGCGCCGTGTGCCTCACCGTGTTCGACGACGGGGacgacctccgcctcctcccgcagTGCTCCCACGCGTTCCACCCCGACTGCATCGACCCCTGGCTCGAGGGCCACGTCACCTGCCCGCTGTGCCGCGCCAACCTCGAGAAGCAGccagcgccatcgccgcctgccgtgGAGTTCTCCTCGCCtgctgcggccgcggcggcggcggaggagtcgCGTACGCCCGAGGCCGCGGCGGTGCGGGttgaggaggtggcggaggcgagCGACGAagaggagacgaggaggagggaggaggaggccgtggaGCTGGAGAGTCTGCGCGCcgtgcggcgggcggcgaggatgCCGAGGTCGAACTCGACGGGGCACTCGCTGTGCGCGctgccggcgccgcgcgcgccggggccgggcgacggcggtgaccaCGAGAGGTTCACGGTGCGGCTGCCGCCGCACGTCCGGGAGGAGGTGCTCAAGTCGAGGCGCCTCCGGCACGCCACGAGCCTCGTCCTCGGCATCAGGGGATCGAGCCGCGAGGGCAGctcgaggggcggcggcgggagctggcacggcgcgcggcggtggccgtccTTCCTGGCAAGGACGGTGTcgtgggcgcgcggcggcgtgggagcgGACACCAGCGCGAAGGAGACGCCACGCCGTGACGCGGTCTGA
- the LOC127764291 gene encoding E3 ubiquitin-protein ligase ATL6-like, translating into MGVAAANVAAFVLLAIAPVAAAPSSPPRSGGDSLSFSDVISISFFMAVFFPVFIVLLAFACLRLFRPLDDDDREPALADTSSSEWSRRGGGGNRAGLDAAEIAALPLVSYRDARRYRIGDARGDPLECAVCLLEFDDDDALRLLPACPHAFHPECIGLWLEKHVTCPLCRANVLDAPPPPPPPPPSLEQDTESPPPAHETVVVIGDAGASGNEEAEAEAEERIRIQCLAGIRRAAGRQALPRSNSTGHERGGGGMERFALRLPEHVRLEILMSHRLRHVTSAVASVRVREGSAHDAGAVRNAVARLLSLFVPGAGWKGDDEGKSSKAAEGSSRRRRDESARGGVGEEKRSE; encoded by the coding sequence atgggcgtcgccgccgccaacgtcgccgccTTCGTTTTGCTGGCCATCGCGCccgtggccgccgcgccgtcgtcgccgcctcgatCTGGCGGCGACTCCCTGAGTTTCTCCGATGTGATCAGCATCTCCTTCTTCATGGCCGTCTTCTTCCCCGTGTTCATCGTCCTCCTCGCGTTCGCGTGCCTCCGCCTGTTCCGgccgctcgacgacgacgaccgcgagcCCGCGCTGGCGGACACGTCGTCGTCGGAGTGGTCCCGCCGGGGAGGGGGCGGCAACAGGGCGGGGCTCGACGCCGCGGAGATCGCGGCGCTGCCGCTGGTGTCGTACCGCGACGCCAGGCGGTACCGGATCGGGGACGCGCGGGGCGACCCGCTGGAGTGCGCGGTGTGCCTCCTCgagttcgacgacgacgacgccctccgcctcctcccggcGTGCCCGCACGCGTTCCATCCCGAGTGCATCGGCCTCTGGCTCGAGAAGCACGTCACCTGCCCGCTCTGCCGCGCCAACGTcctcgacgcgccgccgccgccgccccctcccccgccttCGCTGGAGCAGGAcacggagtcgccgccgccggctcacgagacggtggtggtgatcggcgacgccggcgccagCGGCAACGAGGAGGCGGAAGCGGAAGCGGAAGAGAGGATCAGGATCCAGTGCCTCGCGGGGatccggcgcgcggcggggcggcagGCTCTCCCGCGGTCGAACTCGACGGGGCacgagcgcggcggtggcgggatgGAGCGGTTCGCGCTGCGGCTGCCGGAGCACGTCCGCCTCGAGATCCTCATGTCGCACAGGCTGAGGCACGTGACGAGCGCGGTGGCGTCCGTGCGCGTCAGGGAGGGGAGCGCCCacgacgccggcgccgtgcgGAACGCCGTGGCGAGGCTCCTGTCGCTGTTCGTGCCCGGAGCCGGGTGGAAGGGAGACGACGAGGGCAAGTCCAGCAAGGCGGCGGAAGGGtcgtctcgccggcggcgcgacgagtcggcgaggggaggagtcggagaagagaagaggagcgAGTAA
- the LOC127762942 gene encoding E3 ubiquitin-protein ligase Os04g0590900-like, whose product MAKPFPDPPKPPVPEPPKPGSDGACYDCPSPPPPPPPPPHSRDHRRVVIALATTASLLFAILLAFSVYCFIRRRRQQRARREALLAPPPSDAAGGGGAPGAPVAAGDGAVAGAGEGEGEVLHHAWHIRTVGLDEAAIESIALARYRAGAGMLGATDCPVCLGEFRDGELLRLLPKCGHAFHVPCIDAWLRAHVNCPLCRAHVLHPADADADAGDGERVPPPAGANGGGGGAATDQASSPTDQTADQENPGQQQQGEQHELRVQIDRRDQPSSPEPPRRSPDPRSAQSFRRVASMGSRSPPAPSEDAPEDEQTTTQSSKEKQGSGGDAACCGKAPSGSGRLHHMRRSFSGGGGRRSLPSRHGRTSSSMLPL is encoded by the coding sequence ATGGCGAAACCCTTCCCCGATCCGCCGAAACCGCCGGTCCCCGAGCCGCCGAAACCGGGCTCCGATGGCGCCTGCTACGActgtccctctcctcctcctcctcctcctcctcctccccactcgCGTGACCACCGCCGCGTGGTGATCGCGCTCGCCACCACCGCGTCCCTGCTCTTCGCCAtcctcctcgccttctccgTCTACTGCTTCATCCGCCGCAGGCGCCAGCAGCGGGCGCGGCGTGAGGCGCTTCTAGCACCTCCCCCTTCTGATGcggctggaggaggcggcgcaccgggtgcgccggtcgccgccggcgacggggcggtggccggcgccggggagggggagggggaggtgctGCACCACGCGTGGCACATCCGCACCGTCGGGCTCGACGAGGCGGCGATCGAGTCCATCGCCCTCGCGCGgtaccgcgccggcgccggcatgcTCGGCGCCACCGACTGCCCCGTCTGCCTCGGCGAGTtccgcgacggcgagctcctccgcctTCTCCCCAAGTGCGGCCACGCGTTCCACGTCCCCTGCATCGACGCCTGGCTCCGCGCCCACGTCAACTGCCCGCTCTGCCGCGCCCACGTGCTGcaccccgccgacgccgacgccgacgccggcgacggggaaCGCGTCCCGCCACCCGCCGGCgctaacggcggcggcggcggcgcagccacCGACCAAGCCTCGAGCCCCACCGATCAAACCGCGGACCAAGAAAACCCTGGTCAACAGCAGCAGGGGGAGCAGCACGAGCTCCGGGTACAAATCGATCGGCGCGACCAGCCCagctcgccggagccgccgcgccggagtCCCGACCCGCGCAGCGCGCAGAGTTTCCGGCGAGTAGCCTCCATGGGCTCGCGCTCGCCACCGGCGCCATCCGAGGATGCTCCTGAAGACGAGCAGACGACGACGCAGAGCAGCAAAGAGAAACAGGGGAGCGGCGGTGACGCTGCCTGCTGCGGCAAGGCGCCGTCGGGCTCCGGCCGCTTGCACCACATGAGGAGGTCtttctccggcggcggaggccggcgatCTCTCCCCTCGCGGCATGGCCGCACTTCTAGCTCGATGCTGCCGTTGTGA